In Mangifera indica cultivar Alphonso chromosome 1, CATAS_Mindica_2.1, whole genome shotgun sequence, a single genomic region encodes these proteins:
- the LOC123229149 gene encoding mitogen-activated protein kinase-binding protein 1 isoform X1 → MKPNRKVKKPDASSKLILEEIIGLTAKNCNGLASNTSTTKCAYVAGCVVVVYDVDAGTQSHLMVSHRMPKPLSCVAMSCDGRFIAAAESGPQPSVLVWECANLTFISELKGHLYGVECIAFSPDGEHLVSVGGYIYLWNWRNAVLVTKLKANSSCSAITSVTFSSDAKFIVTAGKKHLKFWTIGSSSRTRLNKGIELLTIHAKPVNLCLSKGSSFVSVTSPSRTKDNVANHKQATEMITIYALTDEGVLHLIRSGLSVTKSADLKVEKAFGLSASNKLIACACSNGAVQLLTIESLNYSGTLHYSMPKRCNGENTAGFDFQLVPTLPDAIACQFSTSEKLVVVYGDHSLYIWDINDVNEATRCFVLVSHSASIWDIKNLCCENMHDPSLACVARGCPGGVSFSTCSADGTTRLWDLVLQPDSLEDMIGHGSSNIEPMGTAHFVSAGIFERDTMETGVRTQGFRSMAVSSDGKYLAAGDSEGNLHIYDLTSSDYTCLKDVHDGEILTLSFSLLSKNDFSSEDGMDGHYFLASGGRDRTIHLYDVKRNFDLIETIDDHSAAVTSVKFTCNGCKILSCSADRSLVFRDIAAIDSAYKVSRCHHQLASHGTVYDMVIDPTMEIAVTVGQDKKINSFNVASGKLIRSFKQDRDFGEPIKVALDPSGSYLICSYSNKSICLYDFISGEMVTQAMGHGEVVTGVIFLPDCKHIVSVGGDGCIFAWRVPARLVCKMLQRVKENCGVLSPRNFPQPVALSQIMFCKEEDQKGGINSKHMHLIENSEGGGQRVRYHDCEPRATPAFRFSISRLPKWAQTKVTSPEIVPCNLEFPSSQHKQKVEPKNFSPLVSDYASSVHPENQTPVNHGCGDSNSCLSSLSRSSCDGSDSQGSSLAQGNASNFARDTRWQSVYTVCLDFPKSPEVPSLKDAKMPLSTQNLCVNTNKDPCPNYIGFLCDEIIADVAEQLASNKPEVQSNIDGNACHINSEHSDLFQQHFGSLSTSSKREKRKSTMRRRISARYVVRRDYDGGCKGLFDTRLWNSGANTLTSGEKSAPSCTIESPAFSVIDQHSPNKQESTKFPVEESSSDTNELVYAADQKKIIPQRNELVAGITECKKALQNLDRSAESVAELFSKLGTMASREELSSGPGAQLWDEAAQLLSSIAEKISEVAKAIQCRNEDLSGRS, encoded by the exons ATGAAACCTAACCGCAAAGTCAAGAAACCAGACGCATCGTCCAAG ttgatTTTGGAAGAGATTATCGGATTGACTGCGAAAAATTGCAATGGTTTGGCTTCGAATACTTCAACTACCAAGTGCGCTTATGTGGCAGGATGTGTTGTGGTGGTTTACGATGTGGATGCTGGCACTCAGTCGCATCTCATGGTGTCTCATCGCATGCCAAAACCTCTCAGCTGTGTTGCCATGTCATGTGACGGTCGTTTCATAGCTGCTGCAGAG TCAGGGCCTCAACCTTCAGTGTTAGTGTGGGAATGTGCCAATCTGACTTTTATATCTGAACTGAAAGGTCATCTATATGGTGTTGAGTGCATTGCTTTTTCGCCAGATG gGGAACATCTGGTGTCCGTTGGAGGGTACATTTACCTTTGGAATTGGAGGAATGCGGTGTTGGTTACCAAGCTTAAAGCAAATTCATCTTGTTCTGCCATTACATCTGTGACTTTCTCATCAGATGCAAAATTCATTGTTACTGCTGGAAAGAAACATTTGAAGTTCTGGACAATTGGATCATCTTCAAGGACTCGTTTAAACAAAGGGATAGAATTGCTAACAATTCATGCGAAGCCTGTTAATCTTTGTCTTTCTAAGGGAAGTTCATTTGTATCTGTCACATCGCCCAGCAGGACTAAGGACAATGTTGCTAATCATAAACAGGCTACTGAAATGATTACTATATATGCACTGACTGATGAAG GTGTTTTACATCTTATACGATCTGGGTTATCAGTAACAAAATCAGCTGATTTGAAG GTTGAAAAAGCTTTTGGACTATCTGCATCCAACAAGTTAATTGCTTGTGCCTGCAGTAATGGAGCCGTGCAACTTCTCACTATTGAGTCTCTCAATTATTCTGGAACGCTACACTATTCAATGCCCAAAAGgtgcaatggggaaaacactgCTGGATTTGATTTTCAACTTGTCCCTACTCTTCCTGATGCAATTGCCTGTCAGTTCTCAACCTCAGAAAAGCTTG TGGTTGTCTATGGTGAtcatagtttatatatatgggACATTAATGATGTGAATGAG GCTACCAGATGCTTTGTTCTAGTTTCACATTCTGCATCAATATGGGATATCAAGAATCTCTGTTGTGAAAACATGCACGATCCATCTCTAGCATGTGTAGCTAGGGGATGTCCTGGTGGAGTTTCTTTTTCAACATGCTCAGCTGACGGTACTACTAGGTTATGGGATCTTGTCTTGCAACCTGACTCCTTGGAAGACATGATTGGTCACGGTTCTTCAAATATTGAACCAATGGGCACTGCACATTTTG TAAGTGCAGGGATTTTCGAACGGGATACAATGGAGACAGGTGTTAGGACCCAAGGATTCCGATCAATGGCAGTTAGTTCAGATGGAAAGTACCTGGCTGCTGGTGATTCTGAGGGAAACCTCCATATCTATGATCTAACATCTTCTGATTATACGTGTTTGAAG GATGTTCATGATGGAGAGATCCTCACTTTGAGCTTCAGCTTGTTAAGCAAAAATGATTTTAGCTCTGAAGATGGTATGGACGGCCATTACTTTCTTGCATCTGGTGGAAGGGATCGAACAATTCATCTTTATGATGTTAAAAG GAATTTTGACCTCATTGAAACTATTGATGACCATTCTGCTGCTGTGACTTCTGTGAAATTTACCTGCAATGGCTGTAAGATTCTGAGTTGTAGTGCTGATAG gtccCTGGTGTTTCGTGACATTGCTGCAATAGATAGTGCTTATAAGGTCTCACGTTGCCATCATCAATTGGCATCTCATGGAACCGTATATGACATGGTTATAGATCCAACAATGGAAATTGCTGTTACAGTTGGGCAG GACAAGAAGATAAATTCGTTCAATGTTGCTTCTGGTAAGCTTATTAGATCGTTTAAGCAAGATAGAGACTTTGGAGAGCCAATAAAG GTTGCATTGGACCCAAGTGGCAGTTACCTGATTTGCTCCTACTCTAACAAATCTATCTGCTTGTATGACTTCATTAGTGGAGAGATGGTCACACAAGCCATGGGGCATGGCGAAGTCGTAACTGGTGTTATTTTCTTACCTGATTGCAAGCACATAGTTTCT GTAGGTGGTGATGGTTGTATTTTTGCATGGAGAGTGCCTGCTCGTTTAGTTTGTAAGATGCTGCAGAGAGTGAAGGAAAATTGTGGCGTATTGTCACCAAGAAACTTCCCTCAGCCAGTTGCTTTAAGTCAAATCATGTTTTGCAAAGAGGAAGACCAGAAAGGCGGAATAAATAGCAAACACATGCACTTGATAGAGAATTCCGAAGGAGGTGGACAAAGGGTGCGCTATCACGATTGTGAACCCCGAGCTACTCCAGCATTTAGATTTAGCATTTCCAGACTTCCAAAGTGGGCACAAACCAAAGTAACTAGCCCTGAAATTGTCCCCTGCAATCTTGAATTCCCTTCATCTCAG CACAAGCAGAAAGTAGAACCAAAAAATTTCTCCCCATTGGTTAGTGATTATGCTTCTTCTGTGCACCCTGAAAATCAAACTCCAGTTAATCATGGTTGCGGAGATAGCAATTCATGCCTCAGTAGCTTGTCCAGAAGTTCTTGTGATGGTAGTGACAGCCAAGGTTCATCTTTGGCGCAAGGAAATGCCAG CAATTTTGCTAGGGACACACGTTGGCAATCTGTTTATACCGTTTGCTTGGATTTTCCAAAATCCCCAGAGGTGCCGAGTTTAAAGGACGCGAAGATGCCATTGTCAACCCAAAATTTGT GTGTCAACACAAACAAAGATCCGTGTCCCAATTATATTGGCTTTCTATGCGATGAGATAATAGCCGACGTGGCAGAGCAGTTGGCATCAAATAAACCTGAGGTGCAATCAAACATCGATGGCAATGCATGCCACATAAACTCTGAACATAGTGATCTATTCCAGCAGCATTTCGGCAGTTTATCAACGTCAAGTAAG agagagaaaaggaaatcAACTATGAGACGAAGAATCTCTGCACGGTACGTTGTGCGGCGGGACTATGATGGGGGCTGCAAAGGACTTTTTGACACACGTCTCTGGAATTCAGGAGCTAATACTTTGACCTCTGGAGAAAAGTCTGCCCCCAGCTGTACAATAGAGAGTCCAGCATTCTCCGTGATAGATCAGCATTCCCCTAATAAACAG
- the LOC123229149 gene encoding mitogen-activated protein kinase-binding protein 1 isoform X4 has protein sequence MKPNRKVKKPDASSKLILEEIIGLTAKNCNGLASNTSTTKCAYVAGCVVVVYDVDAGTQSHLMVSHRMPKPLSCVAMSCDGRFIAAAESGPQPSVLVWECANLTFISELKGHLYGVECIAFSPDGEHLVSVGGYIYLWNWRNAVLVTKLKANSSCSAITSVTFSSDAKFIVTAGKKHLKFWTIGSSSRTRLNKGIELLTIHAKPVNLCLSKGSSFVSVTSPSRTKDNVANHKQATEMITIYALTDEGVLHLIRSGLSVTKSADLKVEKAFGLSASNKLIACACSNGAVQLLTIESLNYSGTLHYSMPKRCNGENTAGFDFQLVPTLPDAIACQFSTSEKLVVVYGDHSLYIWDINDVNEATRCFVLVSHSASIWDIKNLCCENMHDPSLACVARGCPGGVSFSTCSADGTTRLWDLVLQPDSLEDMIGHGSSNIEPMGTAHFVSAGIFERDTMETGVRTQGFRSMAVSSDGKYLAAGDSEGNLHIYDLTSSDYTCLKDVHDGEILTLSFSLLSKNDFSSEDGMDGHYFLASGGRDRTIHLYDVKRNFDLIETIDDHSAAVTSVKFTCNGCKILSCSADRSLVFRDIAAIDSAYKVSRCHHQLASHGTVYDMVIDPTMEIAVTVGQDKKINSFNVASGKLIRSFKQDRDFGEPIKVALDPSGSYLICSYSNKSICLYDFISGEMVTQAMGHGEVVTGVIFLPDCKHIVSVGGDGCIFAWRVPARLVCKMLQRVKENCGVLSPRNFPQPVALSQIMFCKEEDQKGGINSKHMHLIENSEGGGQRVRYHDCEPRATPAFRFSISRLPKWAQTKVTSPEIVPCNLEFPSSQHKQKVEPKNFSPLVSDYASSVHPENQTPVNHGCGDSNSCLSSLSRSSCDGSDSQGSSLAQGNASNFARDTRWQSVYTVCLDFPKSPEVPSLKDAKMPLSTQNLCVNTNKDPCPNYIGFLCDEIIADVAEQLASNKPEVQSNIDGNACHINSEHSDLFQQHFGSLSTSKREKEINYETKNLCTVRCAAGL, from the exons ATGAAACCTAACCGCAAAGTCAAGAAACCAGACGCATCGTCCAAG ttgatTTTGGAAGAGATTATCGGATTGACTGCGAAAAATTGCAATGGTTTGGCTTCGAATACTTCAACTACCAAGTGCGCTTATGTGGCAGGATGTGTTGTGGTGGTTTACGATGTGGATGCTGGCACTCAGTCGCATCTCATGGTGTCTCATCGCATGCCAAAACCTCTCAGCTGTGTTGCCATGTCATGTGACGGTCGTTTCATAGCTGCTGCAGAG TCAGGGCCTCAACCTTCAGTGTTAGTGTGGGAATGTGCCAATCTGACTTTTATATCTGAACTGAAAGGTCATCTATATGGTGTTGAGTGCATTGCTTTTTCGCCAGATG gGGAACATCTGGTGTCCGTTGGAGGGTACATTTACCTTTGGAATTGGAGGAATGCGGTGTTGGTTACCAAGCTTAAAGCAAATTCATCTTGTTCTGCCATTACATCTGTGACTTTCTCATCAGATGCAAAATTCATTGTTACTGCTGGAAAGAAACATTTGAAGTTCTGGACAATTGGATCATCTTCAAGGACTCGTTTAAACAAAGGGATAGAATTGCTAACAATTCATGCGAAGCCTGTTAATCTTTGTCTTTCTAAGGGAAGTTCATTTGTATCTGTCACATCGCCCAGCAGGACTAAGGACAATGTTGCTAATCATAAACAGGCTACTGAAATGATTACTATATATGCACTGACTGATGAAG GTGTTTTACATCTTATACGATCTGGGTTATCAGTAACAAAATCAGCTGATTTGAAG GTTGAAAAAGCTTTTGGACTATCTGCATCCAACAAGTTAATTGCTTGTGCCTGCAGTAATGGAGCCGTGCAACTTCTCACTATTGAGTCTCTCAATTATTCTGGAACGCTACACTATTCAATGCCCAAAAGgtgcaatggggaaaacactgCTGGATTTGATTTTCAACTTGTCCCTACTCTTCCTGATGCAATTGCCTGTCAGTTCTCAACCTCAGAAAAGCTTG TGGTTGTCTATGGTGAtcatagtttatatatatgggACATTAATGATGTGAATGAG GCTACCAGATGCTTTGTTCTAGTTTCACATTCTGCATCAATATGGGATATCAAGAATCTCTGTTGTGAAAACATGCACGATCCATCTCTAGCATGTGTAGCTAGGGGATGTCCTGGTGGAGTTTCTTTTTCAACATGCTCAGCTGACGGTACTACTAGGTTATGGGATCTTGTCTTGCAACCTGACTCCTTGGAAGACATGATTGGTCACGGTTCTTCAAATATTGAACCAATGGGCACTGCACATTTTG TAAGTGCAGGGATTTTCGAACGGGATACAATGGAGACAGGTGTTAGGACCCAAGGATTCCGATCAATGGCAGTTAGTTCAGATGGAAAGTACCTGGCTGCTGGTGATTCTGAGGGAAACCTCCATATCTATGATCTAACATCTTCTGATTATACGTGTTTGAAG GATGTTCATGATGGAGAGATCCTCACTTTGAGCTTCAGCTTGTTAAGCAAAAATGATTTTAGCTCTGAAGATGGTATGGACGGCCATTACTTTCTTGCATCTGGTGGAAGGGATCGAACAATTCATCTTTATGATGTTAAAAG GAATTTTGACCTCATTGAAACTATTGATGACCATTCTGCTGCTGTGACTTCTGTGAAATTTACCTGCAATGGCTGTAAGATTCTGAGTTGTAGTGCTGATAG gtccCTGGTGTTTCGTGACATTGCTGCAATAGATAGTGCTTATAAGGTCTCACGTTGCCATCATCAATTGGCATCTCATGGAACCGTATATGACATGGTTATAGATCCAACAATGGAAATTGCTGTTACAGTTGGGCAG GACAAGAAGATAAATTCGTTCAATGTTGCTTCTGGTAAGCTTATTAGATCGTTTAAGCAAGATAGAGACTTTGGAGAGCCAATAAAG GTTGCATTGGACCCAAGTGGCAGTTACCTGATTTGCTCCTACTCTAACAAATCTATCTGCTTGTATGACTTCATTAGTGGAGAGATGGTCACACAAGCCATGGGGCATGGCGAAGTCGTAACTGGTGTTATTTTCTTACCTGATTGCAAGCACATAGTTTCT GTAGGTGGTGATGGTTGTATTTTTGCATGGAGAGTGCCTGCTCGTTTAGTTTGTAAGATGCTGCAGAGAGTGAAGGAAAATTGTGGCGTATTGTCACCAAGAAACTTCCCTCAGCCAGTTGCTTTAAGTCAAATCATGTTTTGCAAAGAGGAAGACCAGAAAGGCGGAATAAATAGCAAACACATGCACTTGATAGAGAATTCCGAAGGAGGTGGACAAAGGGTGCGCTATCACGATTGTGAACCCCGAGCTACTCCAGCATTTAGATTTAGCATTTCCAGACTTCCAAAGTGGGCACAAACCAAAGTAACTAGCCCTGAAATTGTCCCCTGCAATCTTGAATTCCCTTCATCTCAG CACAAGCAGAAAGTAGAACCAAAAAATTTCTCCCCATTGGTTAGTGATTATGCTTCTTCTGTGCACCCTGAAAATCAAACTCCAGTTAATCATGGTTGCGGAGATAGCAATTCATGCCTCAGTAGCTTGTCCAGAAGTTCTTGTGATGGTAGTGACAGCCAAGGTTCATCTTTGGCGCAAGGAAATGCCAG CAATTTTGCTAGGGACACACGTTGGCAATCTGTTTATACCGTTTGCTTGGATTTTCCAAAATCCCCAGAGGTGCCGAGTTTAAAGGACGCGAAGATGCCATTGTCAACCCAAAATTTGT GTGTCAACACAAACAAAGATCCGTGTCCCAATTATATTGGCTTTCTATGCGATGAGATAATAGCCGACGTGGCAGAGCAGTTGGCATCAAATAAACCTGAGGTGCAATCAAACATCGATGGCAATGCATGCCACATAAACTCTGAACATAGTGATCTATTCCAGCAGCATTTCGGCAGTTTATCAACGTCAA agagagaaaaggaaatcAACTATGAGACGAAGAATCTCTGCACGGTACGTTGTGCGGCGGGACTATGA
- the LOC123229149 gene encoding mitogen-activated protein kinase-binding protein 1 isoform X2 yields the protein MKPNRKVKKPDASSKLILEEIIGLTAKNCNGLASNTSTTKCAYVAGCVVVVYDVDAGTQSHLMVSHRMPKPLSCVAMSCDGRFIAAAESGPQPSVLVWECANLTFISELKGHLYGVECIAFSPDGEHLVSVGGYIYLWNWRNAVLVTKLKANSSCSAITSVTFSSDAKFIVTAGKKHLKFWTIGSSSRTRLNKGIELLTIHAKPVNLCLSKGSSFVSVTSPSRTKDNVANHKQATEMITIYALTDEGVLHLIRSGLSVTKSADLKVEKAFGLSASNKLIACACSNGAVQLLTIESLNYSGTLHYSMPKRCNGENTAGFDFQLVPTLPDAIACQFSTSEKLVVVYGDHSLYIWDINDVNEATRCFVLVSHSASIWDIKNLCCENMHDPSLACVARGCPGGVSFSTCSADGTTRLWDLVLQPDSLEDMIGHGSSNIEPMGTAHFVSAGIFERDTMETGVRTQGFRSMAVSSDGKYLAAGDSEGNLHIYDLTSSDYTCLKDVHDGEILTLSFSLLSKNDFSSEDGMDGHYFLASGGRDRTIHLYDVKRNFDLIETIDDHSAAVTSVKFTCNGCKILSCSADRSLVFRDIAAIDSAYKVSRCHHQLASHGTVYDMVIDPTMEIAVTVGQVALDPSGSYLICSYSNKSICLYDFISGEMVTQAMGHGEVVTGVIFLPDCKHIVSVGGDGCIFAWRVPARLVCKMLQRVKENCGVLSPRNFPQPVALSQIMFCKEEDQKGGINSKHMHLIENSEGGGQRVRYHDCEPRATPAFRFSISRLPKWAQTKVTSPEIVPCNLEFPSSQHKQKVEPKNFSPLVSDYASSVHPENQTPVNHGCGDSNSCLSSLSRSSCDGSDSQGSSLAQGNASNFARDTRWQSVYTVCLDFPKSPEVPSLKDAKMPLSTQNLCVNTNKDPCPNYIGFLCDEIIADVAEQLASNKPEVQSNIDGNACHINSEHSDLFQQHFGSLSTSSKREKRKSTMRRRISARYVVRRDYDGGCKGLFDTRLWNSGANTLTSGEKSAPSCTIESPAFSVIDQHSPNKQESTKFPVEESSSDTNELVYAADQKKIIPQRNELVAGITECKKALQNLDRSAESVAELFSKLGTMASREELSSGPGAQLWDEAAQLLSSIAEKISEVAKAIQCRNEDLSGRS from the exons ATGAAACCTAACCGCAAAGTCAAGAAACCAGACGCATCGTCCAAG ttgatTTTGGAAGAGATTATCGGATTGACTGCGAAAAATTGCAATGGTTTGGCTTCGAATACTTCAACTACCAAGTGCGCTTATGTGGCAGGATGTGTTGTGGTGGTTTACGATGTGGATGCTGGCACTCAGTCGCATCTCATGGTGTCTCATCGCATGCCAAAACCTCTCAGCTGTGTTGCCATGTCATGTGACGGTCGTTTCATAGCTGCTGCAGAG TCAGGGCCTCAACCTTCAGTGTTAGTGTGGGAATGTGCCAATCTGACTTTTATATCTGAACTGAAAGGTCATCTATATGGTGTTGAGTGCATTGCTTTTTCGCCAGATG gGGAACATCTGGTGTCCGTTGGAGGGTACATTTACCTTTGGAATTGGAGGAATGCGGTGTTGGTTACCAAGCTTAAAGCAAATTCATCTTGTTCTGCCATTACATCTGTGACTTTCTCATCAGATGCAAAATTCATTGTTACTGCTGGAAAGAAACATTTGAAGTTCTGGACAATTGGATCATCTTCAAGGACTCGTTTAAACAAAGGGATAGAATTGCTAACAATTCATGCGAAGCCTGTTAATCTTTGTCTTTCTAAGGGAAGTTCATTTGTATCTGTCACATCGCCCAGCAGGACTAAGGACAATGTTGCTAATCATAAACAGGCTACTGAAATGATTACTATATATGCACTGACTGATGAAG GTGTTTTACATCTTATACGATCTGGGTTATCAGTAACAAAATCAGCTGATTTGAAG GTTGAAAAAGCTTTTGGACTATCTGCATCCAACAAGTTAATTGCTTGTGCCTGCAGTAATGGAGCCGTGCAACTTCTCACTATTGAGTCTCTCAATTATTCTGGAACGCTACACTATTCAATGCCCAAAAGgtgcaatggggaaaacactgCTGGATTTGATTTTCAACTTGTCCCTACTCTTCCTGATGCAATTGCCTGTCAGTTCTCAACCTCAGAAAAGCTTG TGGTTGTCTATGGTGAtcatagtttatatatatgggACATTAATGATGTGAATGAG GCTACCAGATGCTTTGTTCTAGTTTCACATTCTGCATCAATATGGGATATCAAGAATCTCTGTTGTGAAAACATGCACGATCCATCTCTAGCATGTGTAGCTAGGGGATGTCCTGGTGGAGTTTCTTTTTCAACATGCTCAGCTGACGGTACTACTAGGTTATGGGATCTTGTCTTGCAACCTGACTCCTTGGAAGACATGATTGGTCACGGTTCTTCAAATATTGAACCAATGGGCACTGCACATTTTG TAAGTGCAGGGATTTTCGAACGGGATACAATGGAGACAGGTGTTAGGACCCAAGGATTCCGATCAATGGCAGTTAGTTCAGATGGAAAGTACCTGGCTGCTGGTGATTCTGAGGGAAACCTCCATATCTATGATCTAACATCTTCTGATTATACGTGTTTGAAG GATGTTCATGATGGAGAGATCCTCACTTTGAGCTTCAGCTTGTTAAGCAAAAATGATTTTAGCTCTGAAGATGGTATGGACGGCCATTACTTTCTTGCATCTGGTGGAAGGGATCGAACAATTCATCTTTATGATGTTAAAAG GAATTTTGACCTCATTGAAACTATTGATGACCATTCTGCTGCTGTGACTTCTGTGAAATTTACCTGCAATGGCTGTAAGATTCTGAGTTGTAGTGCTGATAG gtccCTGGTGTTTCGTGACATTGCTGCAATAGATAGTGCTTATAAGGTCTCACGTTGCCATCATCAATTGGCATCTCATGGAACCGTATATGACATGGTTATAGATCCAACAATGGAAATTGCTGTTACAGTTGGGCAG GTTGCATTGGACCCAAGTGGCAGTTACCTGATTTGCTCCTACTCTAACAAATCTATCTGCTTGTATGACTTCATTAGTGGAGAGATGGTCACACAAGCCATGGGGCATGGCGAAGTCGTAACTGGTGTTATTTTCTTACCTGATTGCAAGCACATAGTTTCT GTAGGTGGTGATGGTTGTATTTTTGCATGGAGAGTGCCTGCTCGTTTAGTTTGTAAGATGCTGCAGAGAGTGAAGGAAAATTGTGGCGTATTGTCACCAAGAAACTTCCCTCAGCCAGTTGCTTTAAGTCAAATCATGTTTTGCAAAGAGGAAGACCAGAAAGGCGGAATAAATAGCAAACACATGCACTTGATAGAGAATTCCGAAGGAGGTGGACAAAGGGTGCGCTATCACGATTGTGAACCCCGAGCTACTCCAGCATTTAGATTTAGCATTTCCAGACTTCCAAAGTGGGCACAAACCAAAGTAACTAGCCCTGAAATTGTCCCCTGCAATCTTGAATTCCCTTCATCTCAG CACAAGCAGAAAGTAGAACCAAAAAATTTCTCCCCATTGGTTAGTGATTATGCTTCTTCTGTGCACCCTGAAAATCAAACTCCAGTTAATCATGGTTGCGGAGATAGCAATTCATGCCTCAGTAGCTTGTCCAGAAGTTCTTGTGATGGTAGTGACAGCCAAGGTTCATCTTTGGCGCAAGGAAATGCCAG CAATTTTGCTAGGGACACACGTTGGCAATCTGTTTATACCGTTTGCTTGGATTTTCCAAAATCCCCAGAGGTGCCGAGTTTAAAGGACGCGAAGATGCCATTGTCAACCCAAAATTTGT GTGTCAACACAAACAAAGATCCGTGTCCCAATTATATTGGCTTTCTATGCGATGAGATAATAGCCGACGTGGCAGAGCAGTTGGCATCAAATAAACCTGAGGTGCAATCAAACATCGATGGCAATGCATGCCACATAAACTCTGAACATAGTGATCTATTCCAGCAGCATTTCGGCAGTTTATCAACGTCAAGTAAG agagagaaaaggaaatcAACTATGAGACGAAGAATCTCTGCACGGTACGTTGTGCGGCGGGACTATGATGGGGGCTGCAAAGGACTTTTTGACACACGTCTCTGGAATTCAGGAGCTAATACTTTGACCTCTGGAGAAAAGTCTGCCCCCAGCTGTACAATAGAGAGTCCAGCATTCTCCGTGATAGATCAGCATTCCCCTAATAAACAG